GGCGGCGGCGCGCTCGAATGTGAGCGGTATCCCGGCCTTATCGGCAGCTATGAGGGCGTTGACGACGTTTCCCACCCTGCCGCCGGCCAGATAATGGGCCTCCAGCTTGGGGATGGTCAGATCGAGGCCGGCCTTAGAGGCGCTTATCATCGCCTTAACTATCGTCCCCGGCGGCACCCTCCTTATCCGCATCGCCACCAGATCTCTGAAGGGCTTGACCTTCACGCCGGCGAACTTGGCGGCTATCCACAGCGGCACCGGCACCGCCCAGAGGAAGATTACCAGAAAGAGGATAACGCCTATGAGTATCAAAACTGCGATCGCTGCCATCCTTTTCCCTCCTTTAAACCACCGAGTATTCGGTTTTCCTCTCCCCCGCGCCCGGAGCGCTGCTTTCAGCTATAGCCTTCCGCATCTCGGTATCGGCCATGATGTTTCGCATTCGGTAGTAGTCCATGACGGAGAGTTTGCCCGATCTAAAAGCCTCGGCCATCGCCAGGGGTATCTCCGCCTCAGCCTCGATGATCTTGGCCTCCATCTCCTGGGTGAGCGCCTTCATCTCCTGTTCCTCAGCCCTCGCCATCGCGCGACGGCTTTCGGCCTTTGCCTGTGCTATGCGCATATCCGCCTCCGCCTGCTCCGTGCGCAGTCTCGCACCGATGTTCTTCCCGACATCCACATCGGCTATGTCTATGGAGACGATCTCAAAGGCGGTTCCCGCGTCCAAACCTTTCTCCAGGACGGTTTGGGAGATCTTATCCGGATTTTCGAGCACCTCCTCATGTGACTCGGCCGAACCGATGGTGGTGACTATTCCCTCGCCGACCCGCGCTATGACCGTCTCCTCGCCTGCACCTCCAACCAGCTTGTTTATATCCGCCCTGACCGTCACGCGGGCGGTGGCTATTACCTGGACTCCGTTCTTGGCCACAGCCGCTATGGGTGGGGTTTTGATCACCTTCGGGCTGACGCTCATCTGCACCGCCTCCAGCACATCTCTGCCCGCCAGATCTATGGCGGCGGCGCGCTCGAATGTGAGCGGTATCCCGGCCTTGTCGGCCGATATGAGGGCGTTAACGACCCTTGTGACGTCCCCTCCTGCCAGATAATGCGCCTCGAGTTTATCCTGATCGAGCATCAGGCCGGCTTTCGCCGCCGTTATCCTGGCGTTAACGATCTCCGATGCCGGCACCCTGCGAAGTCTCATAGCTATCAGATCGCCGAATAGCCTGACCTTCACCCCCGCGAACCTCGCCGTTATCCACAGCCCTAAAACCTGAGCGGCCATCACAAGGATAACGAGAATCACAACGCCGGCTATAATCCCGATCAATATAATCAGATTGGCTGGCATGAAACACCTCATCACCTATGTTATCTTCCCAGGGGGCTTGTTATACCTGGGAACAGTCTAATTTTACACCATCCTTTCCCCCGTTTCAAGGATAAAATCGCTTGAAATACCGATAGATCCAATGCTATAATAGGCTAGCAGGAGGTAAAAGATGAGCCGGATGAGAGGTTTGCCCTTTTTATCGAGCATCTTGATACTCCCCTTCGTCGCCATCACGGCCTTTTCGGGCGAACTGGAGGACTATAAGTTCGCCTATGAGCTCTATAAAAACGGGGCCTATGATCTGGCCGAGAAGAACCTGCTGAAATTCGTCCAGGATTACCCCGAAAGCTCTAATGCCGACGATGCCCTGTTTTTGGCTGCCGATTGCGCCTTCAAACTTCATAGATTCCACGACGCCATAAGGTATTACAAACAACTTGAGGCGGATTACCCCTCCAGCCCGCTGAGGCTCGACGCCGTTCGAGGCGTGGCATTGAGCTGGTTCCAGCTTGGGAGATATGAGGAGGCGATAAAAGGTTTTGAAGAGGTGCTCAAGAGGGCAAAGGACCCAGCCGTTATCTCCTCATCCCTCTTCTGCATAGGCGAATCTCACTTCAATTTGGGCAATTACGCCAGAGCCGTCTCATATTACGACCGGCTCCTGACCAAATATCCCAAGGCCGCTGAGAGGAAATCGGCCCTTTATTCGAAAGGTTGGAGCCTATATCATCTTAAAAGCTACAGGACGGCCTATGATACCTTCAGGATGGTTGTCCAGGAGTTTCCCGAAAGCGACGAGGCGGCCGAATCGGCCTACAGGATGGCCGAATGTCTCTTCGCTCTCAAGAAGTGGGATAGGGCTGCTGAGGCATATAAGACGGTCATATCCAGATACTCCTCCAAGTCGAAATGGACACAGCTGGTGGCCAACGCCAATTTCAGATTAGGCGAGTGCTATTTCCAGATGAAGAGAATGGACGAAGCACGCAGACAGTTCGATCTATTGCTACATAGATACCCTACGATGGAGGATGTCGCCGCCGATGCCCAGTTCTGGATAGCCGAGGTGTTGCTCTCACAGGGCAAGTTCACCGAGGCGATCCACGAGTACAACAAGGTTATAGAGCTCTATCCGACCAGTAAGGTCGTGGATGATGCCAGATACGGCATCGCCTTCGCCTATTTCAGACAGGGCGATTATAGGGAGGCTTATAGGCAGTTCAAATTGGTCGCCGAGGACCCGACCTCAGAGCTGGCTGATGCCGCGAGGTTCTACATGGGGGAATGTCGTAGGATGGACTCTCAGTATAACTCGGCCATACTGGAATATAAGCGCGTCAGCCGCAGATCGGAATACGGGGATGACGCCCTCTTCGGCATAGGTTCCTCATATTATAGCCTGCGCGATTACAAATCCGCCGTATCGGCGTTCAAGGATCTGCTGAAAGTTTACCCTAAGACCCCGCTTCGGCCGTATGCCCTATTTCAGCTCGGACTGGCCTATTTCAGCGGCGGGGATTATCGTAACGCCGCCGAGACCTTGGAAACCTTTCTGAAGGAGAACCCGGACGGAATCGGAGCAAAGGCGCCCGCCGACGAGGCGCTCTACTGGCTCGCAAGGGCGAAGTTCGAGATGAAGGAGTATCGAGGGGCGATCGATGCCTGTCGGCAGATTATAAACCGGTTTCCCCACAGCCGTTTCCTCTATAAGGCCCATTTCTTCCTGGCGGAGAGCTTGTATTGGCAGGGGGATTACGCCGAAGCGCGTAGGGAATATGAAAGCATACTCAATGAGTTCCCGAACGGCGAGTGGAACGATAGATGTCAGTATGGGATCGCATGGACGTATTTCTCCGAGGGGCAGAGTTCCAGCTCATCCTCTCAGCGCAGGGCTAAATTTCAGGCCGCCCTCAAGGCGTGGAGGAAAGTGGTGGAGACCTATCCTCAAAGCCCTCTCGCCGATAAATCGCAATACTATGTCGGGATATGTCTGATCAACCTCAAAAGGTACAGGGAGGCGCTGGATGCCTTCAAGATCATCCCACTCAAATATCCGAAGGGCGATTGGGTGGATAACGCCCTTTACAGGATCGGCTGGGTGCTCTACAAGATGGAGAGATACGATGACGCAATAGAGGCTTTCACCAACCTGCTTAAAAAGTTCCCATCGACACCTCTGGCGGCACAGGCGATCTTCGGCGTCGCCAACAGCTTCTTCAAAAAGGGCCTTTACAGGGAGGCGATAAAGCAGTATCAGATCATAGTCACGAAATATCCCAATCAGAAGATGCAGGTCCAGGAGGCAGGCGAGGAGAAGATGGTGGATCTCAGACCGGAGGCTCAGTACGAAATCGCCGAGTGTTACTATAACCTGGGGGAATACAGAAAGGCGATTGAGAACTACCACAAGCTGGTGGAACTGTTCCCGAAGAGCGAGTGGGCGGATGATGCACTCTACGCCATAGCCTCATCATATCAACAGCTGAATGACGAGAAGAGGGCCACAGCGGCCTATCAGGAACTCCTGCGCAGGTATCCTCAGAGGGAACTGGCGCCCGATGCCCTGCTCAACGTCGCCATTTCATATTACGACTCCGGGAACTACCAGCAGGCGATAGCCGAGTTTCAAAAGGTGGTTGAGAACTATCCGCGCTCCGATGCCGCGGATCAAGCGCAGTATAACATCGGACGTAGCTACTACAAGCTTCGATCCTACGACCAGGCCATAGAGGCCTTCGGCAAGGTGAATCCCAAAAGCGAATACGGACCGATATCCCGATATTTCATCGGCTGGTGTCTTTATGATCCCAACAATCCGAGAAGGGATCTCAAAAGGGCGATAGACGCTTTCCAGAAGGTGGTGGCGAGATATCCGAAATCGGACGAGGCCGCCAGGTCCCTGTTGGCCATCGGCAGATGTTATGAGGAGATGGAACAGCTGGATAAAGCCGTTCAGATATACTCCACCTTGGTCGAGAGATATCCCAAATCGCCGCATATCGAGGCTGCCCTTCTGGCGATGGGTATGGCGCTCCACAAACAGGGCAAAAACGCCGAGGCCATCTCCGTCTTCGATAGGATATTGAACGATAAGAGAGGACGATACAGCGATGATACGAAGATCTCCGCCCTGCTGAATAAAGCCGAATCGCTTTATGACCTCGGCAGATACGCTCAGGCGGCCGAGACATATCTGAAGATGGCCCTGGTCTATGATCGGATCGACCCGGATGACGCCCTCATCGCCCTCGTTCGGGCCGGGAACTGCTACGAGAAGCTCCAGAGGTGGGAAGATGCCAAAACCTGGTATAGACGGGCGGTGCAGCAATACTCCAAACATCCCAAGAAACGGAGCTCCTGGAGTAAGACGCTCAAGCATGCTCGGGATAGATTACGGGCACTGGAGAGCCTCTCCTCCTCATCCCCGAGGTGATGTATGGTGATCGTGAGAAGGTTTCTCCTCACGTTAGCTCTCATTATAGGATGGTCTCTGACCTCTTCATTTTCGTTTTCTCAGGAGCAAAATACCGGTGAGAAACTGAAGGCGGAGAATCTTCCGGAGAGAATCGAGGCGAGGATAATAGATGTGACCAGGATATCGCTCACACAAAGGCCGCCCTTCACCGATAGCGCACTGCCCGATATACCTAAATACTTGGTGGTCTATCCCAAAGAGAAGGTATGGAACCTACCCGGTTTCCTCTCGCCCAAGAAAATAACCAGGCGTATAGGAGGCGATCATATCGTTCGTCTCATCTCAGCCGATCTGTTCTCAGGAGCGCCGGGGGGATTTAGTTCGGAAGCGATCGCCCTCAAAGAGGTGAAGGACGTAGCTGGCGCCCTGAGGATCAGGTGGTTTTCACTCGGCAACACCAGGACTAAGGATAGAGGGAGATATAACCTTCTGGATATGTCAGCCCATGGAAGGATAAAAGAGCTCAGCTCCGATCTGAGGTATGATGTCAAGGAGTTAGGATGGCTTAAAGTCGGAGACAAAGGGGTGGCGAGGCAGGACCTTTCACACCTGAACCTCTACGCCGGTTTGAGACGGAGGACGTCGGGAACCACGACGTCAACCTTCAGAATTGAGCTTGATCGAACAACCATGAGCGGAGAATGGGGGATTGAAAATGAAAGCACCGACGTGGGATTTAAGGTGGATGTGGACACCTCCTATCCGTTCCTCAATCCGATCAAACTCGGATTTTCGGGAAGATACATCTCCTCGCGCCTGGGAGAAACGGAATCCCAGATAGGTGCTTTCAACATGTATTTCCGCGATAACTTCGAAAGGGTGGGACCTTTTGTCCTCAGCATCGGATTGAACCCCTATCTGTACGGCGAGCCGGATGGGAGCACGAGGTTCTCCTTAAATCCATCGATGGACGCCGTGACCCTTCTGGGCGAGATCACCCTCTTAAGGTTGAGGGCGGAATGGGGGAGAGTGATTTTGCCGGCCGGAAATGATATCTTCAGCAGGGATTTTACGGCATTGAACCCGGAGCTCAGGGCCGAGAGGATGAGTGAGATCGCTTGGGGGTTCGAGCTCAGACCTGAAAACGCCTCGCTTTCCGCCGAGGGATTCTATCTGCTCCGCGATGATATGCACGTGCTCAGTAGGATAAAAGGAGATGTGCTGGCCTGGAGCCCGATAAACCTGAACGCGCGGATATTCGGTTTAAGGTTGAACCTGAAGGCTGAACCAGCGGAGGGGGTCGAAGCTCAGGCGAGATATACTCACGAGTTCCACAAGGTAAGCTCTGCCGAGCATATACCCTATCGCCCTGAGGACAGACTTGAGTGGGAGATCTCCTATGAGACTTCCGCTGGCATGAAGTTGAATCTGGGAGGTGGTTTCATCGGTAGAAGATATGTGGATAGGGACGGCGATAGGGCTTTAGATGCCTATGCCGTCTTTGATCCCTCTCTGAGTTTCCCCCTGGGGATGGGTATCTCCGGCTTTCTGCGCGGGAAGTTCTACACCGGCAGGGTGCAGGCCATGGAGGGATATGAATTGCCTCAAACGACGGTCGATTTCGGGGTGAGGGTGAGATTTTAGCCATGAACGGAATAATTGAGATGATCCGGGGTGGGCTGGAGCAGATAATAAATGCCGGATGGCTTATGGCGGTGATCGGCGTTTACTCGATGATCTCGCATGCCGTGATCCTGGAGAGGGCGATCAATTTGAGACGAAGCAAATTGATCCCGGCCCAGTTCATAGCCAGGATATATAACGTGCTTGAAAGGGGTAGTCCGGAGATAGCGATAGCGTTATGCGATAAAAGGCCTGGCCCCTTGACTAACATCATCAAAGCCGGTATAATACATCGACACTACGATGAGGAGAGGCTTAAGAAGGTCGTCCACTTCGCCGGGCTCCAGGAGAAACCGAAGATCGAGAGGTATCTCTCTCTGCTGGGCGTCATTCCGCCGCTCGCCACATATACGGGACTGTTGGGCACGGTTATCGGGATGATCCGCTCCTTCGGGGCGCTGGGGATGATGGACATATCGATCAATGCCGAGGTCAATATGGCTAAAGGTATATCTCAATCCCTCATGACCACGGCCGCGGGGTTGGTGGTGGCCCTTCCGGCCTTCATAGCTCATCAGTATTTCTCAAACCGTGCCGATTCTATCCTGCGCGAGATGGAGAGACATTCGATGTCGCTGGTTAAGTTCCTCGTGTCGGCTGAAGCCAAATTCTTGGGAGAGTTCGAGGAGATAGGGGGGGATGAAGATGTTTAAATGGAGTCTAAAGACGTGTCTGTTTATAGCCTTCATCGAGCATATCCTTCTTACCATTGTCTTCGCCATGGTCATATACACCAAACCGGCGGAGAGGGAGGAGTTCGAGAGGCCGATAGAGGTGGATATCATCCAGCTTCCCCAGATGCCGGAGAGGTTGGAGATGACTCAGTTCCAATCCCTCCAAAAGGTGACCGCTGAAACGCCGGAGAAGATACCGGAATTCAAGGGCAGAGATGTGATAAACAGGGTTCTGGGATCGGTGGAAGGAGATCAGAGGTTCAGAACGAGGTTGCGTTCGCCCGCCTCCGAGCTCAATCCCGATCGGTTCACGCTCGATCTCTCACGATCGCGGCGGGCCATGGAGGGGATCGAGCGAGGAGCAGATACGACGTTGAAGGTTAAAGAGATCCTATCGCCCGATAGGGAGAGGATACCGATTCCCAGACGGTCCGAGGGCGGAGAGAGCAGGATAAGCATGAGCCCTCCTCGGGGAAGCT
The genomic region above belongs to Candidatus Poribacteria bacterium and contains:
- a CDS encoding TonB-dependent receptor, with protein sequence MVIVRRFLLTLALIIGWSLTSSFSFSQEQNTGEKLKAENLPERIEARIIDVTRISLTQRPPFTDSALPDIPKYLVVYPKEKVWNLPGFLSPKKITRRIGGDHIVRLISADLFSGAPGGFSSEAIALKEVKDVAGALRIRWFSLGNTRTKDRGRYNLLDMSAHGRIKELSSDLRYDVKELGWLKVGDKGVARQDLSHLNLYAGLRRRTSGTTTSTFRIELDRTTMSGEWGIENESTDVGFKVDVDTSYPFLNPIKLGFSGRYISSRLGETESQIGAFNMYFRDNFERVGPFVLSIGLNPYLYGEPDGSTRFSLNPSMDAVTLLGEITLLRLRAEWGRVILPAGNDIFSRDFTALNPELRAERMSEIAWGFELRPENASLSAEGFYLLRDDMHVLSRIKGDVLAWSPINLNARIFGLRLNLKAEPAEGVEAQARYTHEFHKVSSAEHIPYRPEDRLEWEISYETSAGMKLNLGGGFIGRRYVDRDGDRALDAYAVFDPSLSFPLGMGISGFLRGKFYTGRVQAMEGYELPQTTVDFGVRVRF
- the floA gene encoding flotillin-like protein FloA (flotillin-like protein involved in membrane lipid rafts), translating into MPANLIILIGIIAGVVILVILVMAAQVLGLWITARFAGVKVRLFGDLIAMRLRRVPASEIVNARITAAKAGLMLDQDKLEAHYLAGGDVTRVVNALISADKAGIPLTFERAAAIDLAGRDVLEAVQMSVSPKVIKTPPIAAVAKNGVQVIATARVTVRADINKLVGGAGEETVIARVGEGIVTTIGSAESHEEVLENPDKISQTVLEKGLDAGTAFEIVSIDIADVDVGKNIGARLRTEQAEADMRIAQAKAESRRAMARAEEQEMKALTQEMEAKIIEAEAEIPLAMAEAFRSGKLSVMDYYRMRNIMADTEMRKAIAESSAPGAGERKTEYSVV
- a CDS encoding MotA/TolQ/ExbB proton channel family protein, giving the protein MNGIIEMIRGGLEQIINAGWLMAVIGVYSMISHAVILERAINLRRSKLIPAQFIARIYNVLERGSPEIAIALCDKRPGPLTNIIKAGIIHRHYDEERLKKVVHFAGLQEKPKIERYLSLLGVIPPLATYTGLLGTVIGMIRSFGALGMMDISINAEVNMAKGISQSLMTTAAGLVVALPAFIAHQYFSNRADSILREMERHSMSLVKFLVSAEAKFLGEFEEIGGDEDV
- a CDS encoding tetratricopeptide repeat protein; the protein is MSRMRGLPFLSSILILPFVAITAFSGELEDYKFAYELYKNGAYDLAEKNLLKFVQDYPESSNADDALFLAADCAFKLHRFHDAIRYYKQLEADYPSSPLRLDAVRGVALSWFQLGRYEEAIKGFEEVLKRAKDPAVISSSLFCIGESHFNLGNYARAVSYYDRLLTKYPKAAERKSALYSKGWSLYHLKSYRTAYDTFRMVVQEFPESDEAAESAYRMAECLFALKKWDRAAEAYKTVISRYSSKSKWTQLVANANFRLGECYFQMKRMDEARRQFDLLLHRYPTMEDVAADAQFWIAEVLLSQGKFTEAIHEYNKVIELYPTSKVVDDARYGIAFAYFRQGDYREAYRQFKLVAEDPTSELADAARFYMGECRRMDSQYNSAILEYKRVSRRSEYGDDALFGIGSSYYSLRDYKSAVSAFKDLLKVYPKTPLRPYALFQLGLAYFSGGDYRNAAETLETFLKENPDGIGAKAPADEALYWLARAKFEMKEYRGAIDACRQIINRFPHSRFLYKAHFFLAESLYWQGDYAEARREYESILNEFPNGEWNDRCQYGIAWTYFSEGQSSSSSSQRRAKFQAALKAWRKVVETYPQSPLADKSQYYVGICLINLKRYREALDAFKIIPLKYPKGDWVDNALYRIGWVLYKMERYDDAIEAFTNLLKKFPSTPLAAQAIFGVANSFFKKGLYREAIKQYQIIVTKYPNQKMQVQEAGEEKMVDLRPEAQYEIAECYYNLGEYRKAIENYHKLVELFPKSEWADDALYAIASSYQQLNDEKRATAAYQELLRRYPQRELAPDALLNVAISYYDSGNYQQAIAEFQKVVENYPRSDAADQAQYNIGRSYYKLRSYDQAIEAFGKVNPKSEYGPISRYFIGWCLYDPNNPRRDLKRAIDAFQKVVARYPKSDEAARSLLAIGRCYEEMEQLDKAVQIYSTLVERYPKSPHIEAALLAMGMALHKQGKNAEAISVFDRILNDKRGRYSDDTKISALLNKAESLYDLGRYAQAAETYLKMALVYDRIDPDDALIALVRAGNCYEKLQRWEDAKTWYRRAVQQYSKHPKKRSSWSKTLKHARDRLRALESLSSSSPR
- a CDS encoding energy transducer TonB; the encoded protein is MKMFKWSLKTCLFIAFIEHILLTIVFAMVIYTKPAEREEFERPIEVDIIQLPQMPERLEMTQFQSLQKVTAETPEKIPEFKGRDVINRVLGSVEGDQRFRTRLRSPASELNPDRFTLDLSRSRRAMEGIERGADTTLKVKEILSPDRERIPIPRRSEGGESRISMSPPRGSFTTRISQPSSLSPKVGEPAGLPFEIRGEVIGRELVYMPPIPEAPSKEVGEVVLTFWVTPQGDVYKVQRKKTAGDPKLERIAREWVSRLKFAPLEGRVEQKPQWGEITIKFLRK